From Acidimicrobiales bacterium, a single genomic window includes:
- a CDS encoding SDR family oxidoreductase yields MGSLSERSVVVTGGGSGIGAACAAELVAAGARVTICGRTESRLVEVVERLAKPAADAGGTVGHLVADVTVEDDVARLVSAAAGNGGGLHGVVANAGGAGALQPYERQPTEEFVRVLHLNVVGTMLLVKHAVPHLVAAGGGSFVGMSSIAGHMTHPYFGAYSVGKAGIEAIVRNAADEYGHAKVRFNAVRPGFTSTELMAFIPRDSAIYESYIANTPMAGVGEPEDVAHLVRFLLSDEARWITGQTINVDGGHCLRRGPDFSSFLGDDALPL; encoded by the coding sequence GTGGGAAGCCTGAGCGAACGTTCTGTCGTCGTCACGGGCGGGGGGAGCGGCATCGGGGCCGCCTGCGCCGCCGAGCTGGTCGCCGCCGGGGCGCGGGTCACGATCTGCGGCCGGACCGAGAGCCGGCTGGTCGAGGTGGTCGAGCGACTGGCCAAGCCGGCGGCCGACGCGGGCGGGACCGTCGGGCACCTGGTCGCCGACGTGACCGTCGAGGACGACGTCGCCCGCCTGGTCTCGGCGGCGGCGGGCAACGGCGGCGGTCTCCACGGCGTGGTCGCCAACGCCGGGGGCGCCGGGGCCCTGCAGCCCTACGAGCGCCAGCCGACGGAGGAGTTCGTGCGGGTCCTGCACCTCAACGTGGTCGGCACCATGCTGCTGGTGAAGCACGCGGTGCCCCACCTGGTGGCGGCGGGCGGCGGCTCGTTCGTGGGCATGTCGTCGATCGCCGGGCACATGACCCACCCCTACTTCGGTGCCTACTCGGTGGGGAAGGCCGGCATCGAGGCGATCGTCCGCAACGCAGCCGACGAGTACGGCCACGCCAAGGTGCGGTTCAACGCCGTGCGACCGGGCTTCACGTCGACCGAGCTGATGGCGTTCATCCCCCGCGACTCGGCCATCTACGAGAGCTACATCGCCAACACGCCGATGGCCGGCGTCGGCGAGCCGGAGGACGTGGCCCACCTGGTCCGCTTCCTGCTGAGCGACGAGGCGCGCTGGATCACCGGGCAGACGATCAACGTCGACGGGGGCCACTGCCTGCGCCGGGGCCCGGACTTCTCCAGCTTCCTCGGCGACGACGCCCTGCCCTTGTAG
- a CDS encoding TetR family transcriptional regulator C-terminal domain-containing protein produces MASEGWNRQDTLPERELIIDAAFELFASDGIRQTTLATVAERAELGEDDVRQHFDDVDQLLLAVLERMDSSFLEAENYMASAPFSALETLRRLATTAKVLVERPQHARMRVVVSFEAIVREGAARTYTQERTESLRWWFSAALNEGIRIGELNPDTDPDARAAEWVAFMEGIQIQWLLHPERIDLVRAYESYIDDLIDQIQAPDDEDS; encoded by the coding sequence ATGGCGTCCGAGGGTTGGAATCGCCAGGACACGCTGCCCGAGCGGGAACTCATCATCGACGCAGCGTTCGAGCTCTTCGCGTCCGACGGGATCCGTCAGACGACGCTGGCGACGGTGGCGGAACGGGCCGAGCTGGGCGAGGACGACGTGCGACAGCACTTCGACGACGTCGACCAGCTGCTGCTGGCCGTGCTCGAACGCATGGACTCGTCGTTCCTCGAGGCCGAGAACTACATGGCGAGCGCACCGTTCAGCGCGCTGGAGACCCTGCGCCGCCTGGCGACGACGGCGAAGGTCCTGGTGGAACGACCGCAGCACGCCCGGATGCGGGTGGTGGTGAGCTTCGAGGCGATCGTGCGGGAGGGCGCGGCCCGCACCTACACGCAGGAGCGCACCGAGAGCCTCCGCTGGTGGTTCTCCGCGGCGCTCAACGAGGGCATCCGCATCGGCGAGCTCAACCCCGACACCGATCCCGACGCCCGCGCCGCCGAGTGGGTCGCCTTCATGGAGGGCATCCAGATCCAGTGGCTGCTGCACCCCGAGCGGATCGACCTGGTGCGGGCCTACGAG